A genome region from Romeriopsis navalis LEGE 11480 includes the following:
- a CDS encoding HEAT repeat domain-containing protein, with protein MSPLETDKVKALLQSIEAAANATELADAVKALAEEAIPETAPELIRALNYNNPGAAVAAVDGLIEIGDRAVQPLLDLLDNYNYGARAWALRALSGIGDPRSLSLLLDTAENDFALSVRRAAAYGLGSIHWEKMPNDQVAAAQKQCLAVLLELCRDPEWIVRYAAIAAIESLINSTPSLFSDSRVSLEQTHQTDPEMAVKARAELALQRIEH; from the coding sequence ATGAGTCCACTTGAGACCGACAAAGTAAAAGCATTGCTGCAATCAATTGAAGCTGCGGCCAATGCCACAGAACTCGCTGATGCCGTAAAAGCACTCGCGGAAGAAGCGATTCCCGAAACTGCTCCAGAACTGATTCGCGCGTTGAACTATAACAATCCGGGTGCGGCGGTGGCAGCGGTGGATGGCTTGATCGAAATTGGTGATCGGGCCGTACAACCGTTACTCGACCTGCTGGATAACTATAACTATGGTGCGCGGGCCTGGGCCTTACGGGCACTATCTGGAATTGGTGACCCGCGATCGCTTTCCCTACTCCTCGACACGGCCGAGAATGACTTTGCCCTTAGCGTCCGCCGGGCGGCGGCCTATGGCCTGGGCAGTATTCACTGGGAAAAGATGCCAAACGATCAAGTGGCCGCAGCGCAAAAGCAATGTTTAGCAGTTTTACTCGAACTTTGTCGTGATCCGGAATGGATTGTGCGATATGCGGCGATCGCGGCGATCGAATCCCTGATTAACTCAACCCCCAGCCTCTTTAGCGATTCCAGAGTCAGTCTAGAGCAGACCCATCAAACTGATCCAGAAATGGCGGTCAAGGCACGGGCCGAATTAGCACTGCAACGCATTGAACATTAA